One genomic segment of Photobacterium sp. DA100 includes these proteins:
- a CDS encoding N-acetyltransferase → MLIRTEAPADIMPIDTLLKSVFETEAEAELVMRLRENGKRTLSLVACTDDGELIGHAFFSPVMLDGEDHCWQGLAPMAIKPEYQRQGIGLAMLEEAKQTLAELGYPVVVVLGHPDYYPKAGFTPAAPQGIQCPWPVPEEVFMVLEVVPGAMGDKTGMISYSEEFDAL, encoded by the coding sequence ATGCTCATTAGAACTGAGGCCCCGGCCGATATTATGCCGATTGATACTTTGCTGAAGTCTGTTTTTGAAACGGAGGCCGAAGCCGAGTTGGTCATGCGGTTGCGGGAAAACGGCAAGCGCACCCTGTCGCTGGTGGCGTGCACTGACGACGGTGAGCTGATTGGCCATGCCTTTTTTAGCCCGGTTATGCTTGATGGCGAGGATCACTGCTGGCAAGGGCTGGCCCCTATGGCGATCAAGCCTGAGTATCAGCGTCAGGGCATAGGCCTGGCCATGCTGGAAGAAGCCAAGCAGACGCTGGCAGAACTCGGCTACCCGGTGGTGGTGGTACTGGGTCACCCAGACTATTATCCGAAAGCTGGCTTTACACCGGCGGCCCCTCAAGGCATTCAATGCCCGTGGCCGGTGCCGGAAGAGGTCTTCATGGTATTGGAAGTGGTACCCGGAGCGATGGGCGATAAGACCGGCATGATCAGCTATAGCGAAGAGTTCGACGCGCTGTAG
- a CDS encoding NupC/NupG family nucleoside CNT transporter has product MSMFMSLVGMAVLLGLAVLLSDNRKAINLRTVGGAFAIQFCLGAFVLYVPVGRDVLYGMSNAVANVIAYGNDGINFLFGGLTSDKMFEVFGGGGFVFALRVLPVIVFFSALISVLYYLGIMQVVINILGGGLQKALGTSRAESMSATANIFVGQTEAPLVIRPFVPKMTQSELFAVMCGGLASVAGGVLAGYASMGVPLEYLIAASFMAAPGGLLFAKIIKPETEEPIEQLASDANAGDDKPANVIDAAAAGASSGMQLALNVGAMLLAFIGLIALINGMLGGIGGWFGMPELTLELILGYVFSPLAFLIGVPWEEATIAGSFIGQKLVVNEFVAYLNFAPYLAEGAAVTLSTKTEAIISFALCGFANLSSVAILLGGLGGLAPSRRHDIARFGMKAVAAGTLSNLMSATIAGLFISLA; this is encoded by the coding sequence ATGAGCATGTTTATGAGCCTGGTTGGGATGGCAGTACTGCTAGGTCTTGCAGTACTTCTATCTGATAACCGTAAAGCTATCAATCTACGTACTGTGGGTGGTGCATTTGCCATCCAATTCTGTTTGGGTGCATTTGTTCTTTATGTACCTGTTGGCCGTGACGTACTGTATGGTATGTCTAACGCCGTTGCCAACGTTATCGCCTACGGTAACGACGGTATCAACTTCCTATTCGGTGGCCTAACTTCAGACAAAATGTTTGAAGTGTTCGGTGGTGGCGGCTTCGTGTTTGCCCTGCGCGTACTACCAGTAATTGTTTTCTTCTCTGCACTGATCAGCGTACTTTACTACCTGGGCATCATGCAGGTTGTGATCAACATCCTAGGTGGTGGTCTGCAGAAAGCACTGGGTACTTCTCGTGCCGAATCAATGTCTGCAACAGCTAACATCTTCGTTGGTCAAACGGAAGCTCCTTTGGTTATCCGTCCGTTCGTACCAAAAATGACTCAGTCTGAGCTGTTCGCGGTTATGTGTGGTGGTCTGGCGTCTGTAGCGGGTGGTGTACTTGCGGGTTATGCTTCTATGGGTGTACCTCTAGAATACCTGATCGCTGCTTCATTCATGGCAGCTCCGGGTGGTCTTCTATTTGCTAAGATCATCAAGCCTGAAACTGAAGAGCCAATTGAGCAGCTTGCAAGCGATGCAAATGCAGGTGACGACAAGCCAGCTAACGTCATTGACGCAGCGGCAGCGGGTGCCTCTTCTGGTATGCAGCTAGCGCTAAACGTGGGTGCAATGCTTCTAGCCTTCATCGGTCTGATCGCTCTAATCAACGGTATGCTAGGTGGCATCGGTGGTTGGTTCGGTATGCCTGAGCTGACTCTAGAGCTTATCCTAGGTTACGTATTCTCTCCTCTTGCATTCCTAATCGGTGTGCCATGGGAAGAAGCAACGATCGCAGGTTCTTTCATCGGTCAGAAGCTGGTAGTTAACGAATTCGTTGCTTACCTGAACTTTGCCCCATACCTAGCTGAAGGTGCTGCAGTTACTCTATCTACGAAGACTGAAGCAATCATCTCGTTCGCTCTATGTGGTTTCGCCAACCTATCTTCAGTAGCAATCCTACTGGGTGGTCTAGGTGGTCTGGCGCCAAGCCGTCGCCACGATATCGCACGCTTCGGTATGAAAGCTGTTGCCGCTGGTACGCTTTCTAACCTGATGTCTGCAACTATCGCAGGTCTATTCATCAGCCTTGCTTAA
- a CDS encoding TatD family hydrolase — protein sequence MLIDSHCHFDFAPFCDDPEHYLALARQAGVEKIVIPAVGQRNWQVLRDLSGSFPNLYFGLGLHPFFSTEHDANALSQLESALAAEAVLREKSVSRCVAVGECGLDFAIVNADRDQQISLLAAQLQLANRFELPVILHCRKAFPELLRVLRQNRPIAGGVYHGFSGSHQQAQQLIDLGIKIGVGGTITYRRANKTRNTIAALPLDALLLETDAPDMPVAGFQGEPNRPDRLVNVLGELAAIRAESEQEIKQVISLTTAELFRIQV from the coding sequence ATGCTGATTGATAGCCACTGTCATTTTGATTTTGCGCCGTTTTGTGATGACCCCGAGCATTACTTGGCATTGGCCCGCCAGGCCGGGGTAGAGAAGATCGTGATCCCGGCCGTCGGGCAGCGGAACTGGCAGGTGCTGCGTGACTTGTCCGGAAGCTTCCCCAACCTCTATTTTGGCCTGGGGTTACACCCTTTTTTCAGTACCGAGCATGATGCAAACGCCTTGTCGCAGTTGGAGTCGGCGCTGGCCGCAGAGGCTGTGCTGCGAGAAAAAAGCGTATCTCGCTGCGTTGCTGTTGGGGAATGTGGACTAGACTTTGCCATTGTGAATGCCGATAGAGATCAACAGATTTCGTTATTGGCAGCCCAGTTACAGCTGGCCAACCGCTTTGAACTGCCGGTGATTTTGCATTGCCGCAAGGCGTTTCCCGAGTTGCTTCGGGTTTTGAGGCAAAACAGGCCGATTGCCGGTGGGGTGTACCATGGATTTAGTGGTAGCCACCAACAGGCACAGCAGCTTATTGATCTAGGTATCAAAATTGGTGTCGGGGGAACGATTACATATCGCCGGGCCAATAAGACTCGAAATACAATAGCTGCACTGCCACTGGATGCATTGCTGCTGGAAACGGACGCACCAGACATGCCAGTCGCTGGGTTTCAAGGGGAGCCAAACCGACCTGATCGGTTAGTGAATGTGCTGGGTGAGCTTGCAGCGATCCGGGCGGAAAGTGAACAGGAAATTAAGCAGGTCATTAGCTTAACCACTGCTGAACTTTTCCGTATCCAGGTGTGA
- the rimI gene encoding ribosomal protein S18-alanine N-acetyltransferase produces MTHNIVTLAPHHLDDVWRIEQAAHAFPWAESLIRKEPNKLALNCGLEIDGQLVGYCFGQLVAGEATLLNIAVDPACQGKGYGKALLEGFITLVEQQKGEEVWLEVRASNTRAYQLYESLGFNEINRREGYYPAENGREDALIMTYLVM; encoded by the coding sequence ATGACGCATAACATTGTGACTTTGGCGCCCCATCATCTCGATGATGTCTGGCGCATCGAGCAGGCGGCCCATGCCTTTCCTTGGGCAGAATCATTGATCCGCAAAGAGCCCAATAAATTGGCACTTAACTGTGGGTTGGAGATAGATGGCCAGCTGGTCGGTTATTGCTTCGGCCAGCTGGTGGCAGGCGAAGCGACCCTGCTCAACATCGCTGTCGACCCGGCCTGCCAGGGCAAAGGCTACGGCAAGGCTTTACTGGAAGGCTTCATTACCCTTGTTGAGCAACAAAAAGGCGAGGAAGTCTGGCTGGAAGTCAGGGCGAGCAATACCCGGGCTTACCAGCTGTACGAGTCGCTCGGCTTTAACGAAATCAACCGCCGCGAAGGGTACTACCCGGCAGAAAATGGTCGCGAGGATGCGCTGATCATGACCTACTTGGTGATGTAG
- the glgX gene encoding glycogen debranching protein GlgX — protein sequence MNRGNDNIALSTALAADNQIYTLQGEAFPLGSSVREGGVNFSLYSKDATRVTLHLFASADSAGPFRSFELSPVLHKRGHYWFIFVGNIGHGQHYGFQVDGPWVPERGLRFDSDKILIDPYCQAVGIGHNYRRLRAVESGSNIDACMKSIVVDHSGFDWQGDVAPRHSLTDTIIYEMHVAGFTRHSSSGVETAKKGTFSGIIDKIPYLKSLGVTAVELMPVQQFDIDDGPEGRGNYWGYSPINFFAVHADYCVEKAPLSAIDEFKTLVRELHKADIEVILDVVFNHTAEGDEQGPTFCFKGLQNGAYYLLDRETGRYRNYSGCGNTCNANHSVLRRMIIDALHYWVTEMHVDGFRFDLASVLARDSQGKPMREPPLLWSIDSDPILCSTKIIAEAWDAAGLYQVGSFIGDRWNEWNGKFRDDVRAFWRGDAGYVSRFASRILGSPDMYCSHHHSPHRSVNFICAHDGFTLNDLVSYSEKHNEANGEGNRDGDNHNLSSNYGVEGPTAIAEIESLRHRQCKNMLATLFLALGTPMLNMGDEVRRTQQGNNNAYCQDNEISWFDWSLVDTHSDLLRFVTLLSQLRTAEPTIDWNMHMSLNSVLEDVGIRWHGIQPGQPDWSENSHSIALTVYHPITQDELYVICNAFWDPLEFTLPDRHSSDWHLVINTAKPSPYDIYPIDDAPLYTRDTILATGRSMIVMVAKATKTTT from the coding sequence ATGAACAGGGGCAACGATAACATCGCACTCAGTACCGCGTTGGCGGCAGATAATCAGATCTATACCTTGCAAGGCGAGGCGTTCCCGCTCGGTTCGTCGGTGCGCGAGGGCGGGGTGAACTTCAGTCTCTACTCCAAAGATGCCACCCGGGTGACGTTGCACTTGTTTGCCAGTGCCGACTCAGCCGGGCCGTTTCGCTCTTTCGAGCTCAGCCCGGTGCTGCACAAGCGCGGCCATTACTGGTTTATCTTTGTCGGCAATATTGGCCACGGCCAGCACTACGGCTTTCAGGTGGACGGGCCTTGGGTTCCCGAGCGGGGGTTGCGTTTTGATAGCGACAAAATCCTGATTGATCCCTATTGCCAGGCGGTGGGGATTGGCCATAACTACCGCCGGCTGCGGGCAGTCGAGTCGGGCAGCAACATCGACGCCTGCATGAAGAGTATCGTGGTTGACCACAGCGGCTTCGACTGGCAGGGGGATGTGGCCCCACGCCACTCGCTGACCGATACCATCATCTATGAAATGCATGTGGCCGGCTTTACCCGCCACTCTTCTTCCGGCGTAGAGACGGCCAAGAAGGGGACCTTTTCCGGGATCATCGATAAAATCCCTTACCTGAAATCGCTCGGCGTCACAGCCGTCGAGCTGATGCCCGTCCAGCAGTTCGATATCGATGATGGGCCGGAAGGGCGGGGGAATTACTGGGGCTACAGCCCGATCAATTTCTTTGCCGTTCATGCCGACTACTGTGTCGAGAAAGCCCCCCTCAGTGCCATCGATGAATTCAAAACTCTGGTCCGTGAGCTGCACAAGGCAGATATCGAGGTGATCCTCGATGTAGTCTTCAACCATACCGCCGAAGGGGATGAGCAGGGGCCGACGTTCTGTTTCAAGGGGCTGCAAAACGGGGCTTACTACCTGCTGGACAGGGAGACAGGGCGCTATAGAAACTACAGCGGCTGTGGCAATACCTGCAACGCCAACCACAGTGTCCTGCGGCGGATGATCATTGATGCCCTGCATTACTGGGTGACGGAGATGCATGTTGACGGCTTCCGGTTTGACCTGGCCTCGGTGCTGGCCCGCGATAGCCAGGGCAAACCGATGCGGGAGCCGCCGCTGCTGTGGTCGATCGATTCGGATCCGATCCTGTGCAGTACCAAGATCATCGCCGAGGCCTGGGATGCGGCAGGCCTGTATCAGGTCGGTTCGTTTATCGGAGATCGCTGGAATGAATGGAACGGCAAGTTCCGTGACGATGTTAGGGCATTCTGGCGTGGTGATGCTGGTTACGTCAGCCGGTTTGCCTCGCGGATCTTGGGGTCGCCGGACATGTACTGCAGCCACCACCATTCGCCGCACCGCTCGGTGAACTTCATTTGTGCCCATGACGGCTTCACCCTCAACGACCTGGTGAGCTACAGCGAAAAGCACAACGAGGCCAACGGGGAGGGCAATCGCGATGGTGACAACCATAACCTGTCAAGCAACTACGGGGTGGAAGGGCCGACGGCCATTGCCGAGATAGAATCGCTGCGCCACCGCCAGTGTAAGAACATGCTGGCGACACTGTTCCTGGCGCTCGGTACCCCGATGCTCAATATGGGCGACGAAGTGCGCCGGACCCAGCAGGGCAACAACAATGCCTACTGCCAAGATAATGAAATCAGCTGGTTTGACTGGAGCTTGGTGGATACCCACAGCGATTTGCTGCGCTTTGTCACTTTGCTAAGCCAGTTGCGCACCGCCGAGCCGACCATCGACTGGAACATGCACATGTCGCTTAATTCGGTGCTCGAGGATGTCGGGATCCGCTGGCACGGGATCCAGCCCGGCCAGCCCGATTGGTCGGAAAACTCTCATTCCATCGCCTTGACAGTGTACCACCCGATCACCCAGGACGAGCTGTACGTGATCTGCAATGCCTTCTGGGATCCGCTGGAGTTTACCCTGCCGGATCGCCACAGCAGCGACTGGCACCTGGTGATCAATACCGCCAAGCCGTCCCCCTATGATATTTATCCCATCGATGACGCACCGCTCTATACCCGCGATACCATCTTGGCGACCGGGCGTAGTATGATCGTTATGGTTGCCAAGGCCACCAAAACGACAACCTAA
- the prfC gene encoding peptide chain release factor 3 — translation MSFQTEVSKRRTFAIISHPDAGKTTITEKVLLFGNAIQKAGTVKGRGSNQHAKSDWMEMEKERGISVTTSVMQFPYNDCLVNLLDTPGHEDFSEDTYRTLTAVDSCLMVIDAAKGVEDRTRKLMEVTRLRDTPIVTFMNKLDRDIRDPMELLDEVETELNMACAPVSWPIGCGKEFKGVYHIHRDETILYSTGQGHTIQEERIIKGLDNPELDAAVGDDLAEQLREELELVIGASHEFDRELFLSGELTPVFFGTALGNFGVDHMLDGLTEWAPAPMPRKANEREVEATEEKFSGFVFKIQANMDPKHRDRIAFMRIVSGTYSQGMKMNHVRTGKNVSISDAVTFMAGDRARAEKAYAGDIIGLHNHGTIQIGDTFTQGESLKFAGIPNFAPELFRRIRLKDPLKQKQLLKGLVQLSEEGAVQVFRPLQNNDLIVGAVGVLQFDVVVARLKAEYNVEAIYEGVNVATARWVECDDSKKLEEFKRKNQSNLALDGGDNLSYIAPTMVNLNLAKERFPDIDFRATREH, via the coding sequence ATGTCTTTTCAAACTGAAGTGAGCAAACGCCGTACGTTTGCGATCATTTCTCACCCGGATGCGGGTAAAACAACCATTACCGAAAAAGTCCTGCTGTTCGGAAACGCGATCCAGAAAGCGGGTACCGTTAAGGGCCGCGGCTCCAACCAGCATGCCAAGTCAGACTGGATGGAGATGGAAAAAGAACGTGGTATCTCGGTGACCACGTCGGTGATGCAGTTCCCCTACAACGATTGTCTGGTAAACCTGCTAGATACCCCGGGACACGAAGATTTCTCGGAAGATACCTACCGTACGCTAACGGCGGTTGACTCATGCCTGATGGTGATCGATGCGGCCAAAGGTGTCGAGGATCGTACCCGCAAGCTGATGGAAGTGACCCGTCTGCGTGATACGCCAATCGTGACCTTCATGAACAAATTGGACCGCGATATCCGCGATCCGATGGAGCTGCTTGACGAAGTCGAAACCGAACTGAACATGGCGTGTGCGCCGGTATCATGGCCGATTGGCTGTGGTAAGGAGTTCAAGGGTGTATACCATATCCACCGTGACGAGACGATCCTGTACAGCACCGGTCAGGGCCATACCATCCAGGAAGAACGCATCATCAAGGGCTTGGATAACCCTGAGTTGGATGCCGCGGTGGGTGACGATCTTGCCGAACAGTTGCGCGAAGAGCTGGAGCTGGTGATCGGTGCATCGCACGAGTTCGACCGAGAACTGTTCCTGAGCGGTGAGCTAACCCCGGTCTTCTTCGGTACCGCATTGGGTAACTTCGGTGTTGACCACATGCTAGATGGCCTGACGGAGTGGGCGCCTGCGCCGATGCCGCGTAAAGCCAATGAGCGTGAAGTCGAAGCGACCGAAGAGAAATTCTCCGGTTTCGTCTTTAAGATCCAGGCCAACATGGATCCTAAGCACCGTGACCGTATTGCCTTCATGCGAATTGTATCGGGCACCTACAGCCAGGGCATGAAGATGAACCATGTCCGTACTGGTAAGAACGTGAGTATCTCCGATGCGGTAACCTTCATGGCCGGTGACCGCGCGCGTGCGGAAAAAGCCTATGCGGGTGACATTATCGGTTTGCACAACCACGGTACTATCCAGATCGGTGATACTTTCACCCAGGGTGAGAGCCTGAAGTTTGCCGGTATTCCTAACTTTGCGCCGGAGTTGTTCCGTCGTATTCGCCTCAAAGATCCTCTCAAGCAGAAGCAGCTGCTAAAAGGTCTGGTCCAGCTGTCGGAAGAAGGCGCGGTACAGGTATTCCGTCCGCTGCAGAACAACGACCTGATCGTCGGTGCGGTGGGTGTGCTTCAGTTTGACGTGGTGGTTGCCCGCCTGAAAGCGGAATACAACGTGGAAGCGATCTACGAAGGCGTCAACGTCGCAACGGCCCGCTGGGTTGAATGCGATGACAGCAAGAAGCTGGAAGAATTCAAACGCAAGAACCAGTCTAACCTGGCATTGGATGGCGGTGATAACCTGTCTTACATCGCACCGACCATGGTTAACCTGAACCTGGCCAAAGAGCGCTTCCCTGATATTGACTTCCGTGCAACCCGCGAGCACTAA
- a CDS encoding DNA polymerase III subunit psi, producing the protein MKQRDLQLMKAIGLTYWQIRKPGFFPEQEQPVIDLPESCKLLFVCDEELDEHDRWLFGRILGSMKLKPEQALCIPAEAVEQVREHQLKWCWVAGCEAAHPADCQLLTSASLKSMHTNPGAKKALWQQICSYDA; encoded by the coding sequence ATGAAACAGCGTGATTTACAGTTGATGAAGGCGATCGGGTTGACCTATTGGCAGATCCGTAAACCGGGCTTTTTTCCCGAGCAGGAGCAGCCGGTGATTGACCTGCCGGAAAGCTGTAAGTTGTTGTTTGTTTGCGATGAAGAGCTGGACGAGCACGACCGTTGGCTGTTTGGCCGGATCCTGGGCAGCATGAAGCTCAAGCCGGAGCAAGCGCTATGTATTCCGGCGGAAGCGGTTGAGCAAGTTCGCGAACATCAGCTGAAATGGTGTTGGGTGGCCGGTTGTGAAGCCGCCCATCCGGCGGACTGCCAACTGCTGACGTCGGCTTCACTGAAATCGATGCATACCAACCCCGGCGCGAAAAAAGCGCTGTGGCAACAGATTTGTTCTTATGACGCATAA
- a CDS encoding XapX domain-containing protein produces the protein MNEVLLAMIAGFIVGVLFSAIKLPIPAPPVLPGVMGIVGVYVGGVAYQWIVERFFT, from the coding sequence ATGAATGAAGTACTGCTGGCGATGATTGCTGGGTTTATTGTCGGAGTGTTGTTTTCTGCGATTAAACTGCCAATTCCGGCACCCCCGGTGCTCCCGGGTGTGATGGGCATTGTAGGTGTCTATGTGGGTGGGGTTGCCTACCAATGGATCGTTGAACGGTTCTTTACCTAG
- a CDS encoding GGDEF and EAL domain-containing protein, with protein sequence MPTEQLNHWFPLLTDHSPFLFAVLDQQHNYLMVNNRYCELSGLSREELIGLSDVDTLGKTFYHAMRPFYERAFNGETLESEVILDDNHHDTSMHFSLSPLRSEGDKITHIVLHCADTSERQILTNAIQEHEKHLQTLNELMHDGSCIVENDTVLSANDKAALLLGFEHPNDLKGKAFSKLVVDSQQQPVTPAQLVSLQQGEGWLCQTSRHCPQPQTLQLSTSPIEVLGAAAQLVILKSYTPTRSKQNRVESSIHIDPLTGLLNRHGISRQLEQLINQQIPLVMLYLDIDNFKNINDSLGHHIGDQVLQEISQRLKRLLPDSAIIGHLSGDEFTIVLPNPEHNQQSNLIADQVIALINQPFDLHHFSKHLACSIGMVQYPGDGNDARILLQNADTAMYEAKNRGRNRAVKFSEEMNKEARMQLWLEIELQKALQNNGLEVWYQPKVHARDFSINGAEALVRWNHPVEGYISPAQFIPVAERSGLIEQLGQVVMREVFTTVRYWKTQGLLPGKVAINLSPQQFGNPNLIQFVDKLRKATGVNPNDITFELTESAVMSDGEHTIQMLNAIKKLGFSLSIDDFGTGYSSLSYLARFPLDELKIDRAFIKDIEEVPKQLTLIENIINLGKSLNMSVVAEGVETRQQATLLSNLDCHAIQGFHFYKPLPKNELEATLHKHH encoded by the coding sequence ATGCCGACAGAGCAACTCAACCATTGGTTTCCCCTTCTCACTGATCACAGCCCATTCCTGTTTGCGGTACTGGATCAGCAGCACAACTATTTAATGGTTAATAACCGATACTGCGAGCTCAGCGGCCTGAGCCGTGAAGAGCTTATCGGCCTCAGTGATGTCGACACCCTTGGCAAAACCTTTTACCACGCGATGCGTCCCTTCTATGAACGGGCCTTCAATGGCGAAACCCTGGAAAGCGAAGTCATTCTCGATGACAACCATCATGACACCAGCATGCACTTCAGCCTCTCCCCGCTGCGCAGCGAAGGCGATAAAATCACCCATATAGTCCTGCACTGCGCCGATACCTCCGAACGGCAAATCCTGACCAATGCTATCCAAGAGCACGAAAAGCACCTGCAAACCCTCAATGAGCTGATGCATGACGGCAGCTGTATCGTCGAGAATGACACGGTGCTCTCAGCCAATGATAAAGCCGCACTCTTGCTCGGTTTTGAACACCCCAATGATCTCAAGGGCAAGGCATTTAGCAAACTGGTGGTCGATAGCCAGCAGCAGCCGGTTACCCCGGCTCAGTTGGTCTCCCTACAGCAAGGTGAAGGCTGGTTATGCCAGACCAGCCGCCACTGTCCGCAGCCGCAAACCTTGCAGCTCTCGACATCGCCTATCGAGGTACTCGGGGCCGCCGCCCAATTGGTGATCCTCAAGTCCTACACCCCAACACGCTCCAAGCAGAACCGAGTAGAGTCATCCATCCATATCGATCCGCTTACCGGGCTACTCAACCGCCACGGGATCAGCCGCCAGCTAGAGCAACTGATCAACCAGCAGATCCCGCTGGTGATGCTCTACCTCGATATCGACAATTTCAAAAACATCAATGATTCACTCGGGCACCATATCGGTGATCAGGTTCTGCAGGAGATTTCTCAGCGGCTCAAGCGGCTGTTGCCCGACAGTGCGATCATCGGCCACCTCAGCGGGGATGAGTTCACCATCGTGCTCCCCAACCCGGAACATAACCAGCAAAGCAACCTGATTGCGGACCAAGTCATTGCCCTGATCAACCAACCTTTCGACTTGCATCACTTCAGCAAGCACCTGGCCTGTTCTATCGGGATGGTGCAATACCCCGGTGACGGCAATGACGCCCGTATCCTGCTGCAAAATGCCGACACGGCCATGTACGAAGCCAAGAACCGCGGCCGTAACCGGGCCGTGAAGTTCAGCGAGGAAATGAACAAAGAGGCCCGAATGCAGCTATGGCTGGAGATCGAGCTCCAGAAAGCATTGCAGAACAATGGGCTCGAAGTGTGGTACCAACCCAAGGTGCATGCCCGTGATTTTTCAATCAACGGCGCAGAAGCACTGGTACGCTGGAACCACCCTGTCGAGGGCTATATCAGCCCGGCTCAGTTTATTCCTGTCGCCGAACGCTCTGGCCTCATCGAGCAACTCGGCCAAGTAGTCATGCGCGAGGTATTCACCACCGTCCGCTACTGGAAAACCCAAGGGCTACTGCCGGGCAAAGTAGCAATTAACCTGTCACCGCAGCAATTCGGCAACCCGAACCTCATCCAGTTTGTCGACAAGCTGCGCAAGGCTACCGGGGTCAACCCCAACGACATTACCTTCGAGCTCACCGAAAGTGCAGTCATGAGCGATGGCGAACATACCATCCAGATGCTCAACGCGATCAAGAAGCTCGGCTTCTCGCTGTCTATCGATGACTTCGGTACCGGCTACTCATCGCTGTCCTACCTGGCCCGCTTCCCGCTGGACGAGCTGAAGATCGACCGTGCCTTCATCAAAGACATCGAAGAGGTTCCCAAGCAGCTGACGCTGATCGAGAACATCATCAACCTCGGTAAATCCCTCAACATGAGCGTAGTTGCCGAAGGGGTCGAAACCCGCCAGCAGGCCACCCTGCTGTCGAATCTCGACTGCCATGCCATCCAGGGCTTCCACTTCTACAAGCCGCTGCCGAAAAACGAGCTAGAGGCAACGCTGCACAAGCACCATTGA
- a CDS encoding SCP2 domain-containing protein, with protein MIAQLRKQLVQNGPALLRVPAKLAPFPLQKKVMLEGLGMVFKEALEDGDFEFLEDRWLKVEVRDLDLRWYISYQDEQLVVAEHVEQEDVSFSGECNDLVLIAARKEDPDTLFFQRRLRIEGDTELGLEVKNLMDSIDLDSLPAPVKFVLHQSADFIHKGMQSAAGQEEVMNAH; from the coding sequence GTGATTGCTCAACTTAGAAAACAGCTGGTCCAGAATGGGCCTGCCTTATTGCGTGTTCCTGCCAAACTGGCTCCCTTCCCCCTCCAGAAGAAGGTCATGCTGGAGGGATTGGGCATGGTGTTCAAGGAAGCACTGGAAGATGGCGACTTTGAATTTCTAGAAGATCGTTGGCTGAAAGTGGAAGTGCGTGATCTGGATCTGCGCTGGTACATCAGTTACCAGGATGAGCAATTGGTGGTGGCTGAGCACGTTGAGCAGGAAGATGTGAGCTTCAGTGGTGAGTGCAATGACTTGGTATTAATTGCCGCTCGCAAGGAAGATCCTGATACACTGTTCTTCCAACGTCGCCTTCGCATCGAAGGGGATACCGAGTTGGGGCTGGAAGTGAAAAACTTGATGGATAGTATCGATCTCGACTCGCTCCCGGCACCGGTTAAATTTGTACTGCACCAGTCGGCCGATTTCATCCACAAAGGCATGCAGTCGGCGGCTGGGCAAGAAGAGGTCATGAATGCTCATTAG